A region from the candidate division WOR-3 bacterium genome encodes:
- a CDS encoding 4-hydroxy-tetrahydrodipicolinate reductase, giving the protein MNCMKEEIKVVLNGSDGKMGKLMTELISEDRRFSLVSAHDAGNILTDSSSGDAVVDFSSPSGFENALKISLKHQTPFFSGTTGLNPEQKSFLKNASVKIPVFYSPNMSIGINLLQKILADNFRILKTFETEIVEAHHRAKKDAPSGTALLLADAAGIESSRIHSIRAADIPGDHWIYFAKPGEMIEFHHRAISREVFARGALEALFWFSERSAGLYSMKDFLSSSL; this is encoded by the coding sequence TTGAACTGTATGAAAGAAGAGATAAAAGTTGTTTTAAACGGTTCCGATGGAAAGATGGGCAAGCTCATGACGGAACTGATAAGTGAAGACAGGAGATTCTCTCTTGTATCTGCCCACGACGCCGGAAATATTTTAACAGACAGTTCTTCGGGAGACGCGGTGGTCGACTTTTCATCACCGTCGGGATTTGAGAACGCGCTCAAGATTTCGCTGAAACACCAAACTCCTTTTTTTTCCGGGACTACAGGATTAAATCCCGAACAGAAATCTTTTCTGAAAAACGCTTCAGTAAAAATACCGGTATTTTATTCTCCGAACATGTCAATAGGCATTAACCTCCTTCAGAAAATTCTCGCGGATAATTTCCGAATCCTTAAAACTTTCGAAACCGAGATCGTCGAAGCTCACCACCGGGCCAAGAAAGACGCTCCGAGCGGAACGGCTTTACTGCTCGCTGATGCGGCGGGAATTGAATCGTCCAGGATACACTCGATCAGAGCGGCGGACATACCGGGTGATCACTGGATATACTTCGCCAAACCCGGAGAGATGATCGAATTCCACCACAGAGCGATATCGAGAGAGGTTTTTGCAAGGGGAGCTTTGGAGGCTCTTTTCTGGTTTTCTGAACGAAGTGCCGGTTTGTATTCGATGAAGGATTTTCTCTCGTCGTCGCTTTGA